The Cellulosimicrobium cellulans genome contains the following window.
GGCAACGTCGTGTTCCCCACGGCCGTCGAGGAGATCCAGGGACGCCGGTTCGTCTTCTACGGCATGGCCGACTCCCGGATCGGTGTCGCCGAGCTCGTGCGTCTCGATGGTTGAGGGCCGGGCCGCGGACCTCACCGCGCACGAGGCGCTCCGGCGCGTCGTCAAGGCGTACGACGTGCGCGGTGTCGTCCCTGACGAGCTGAACGACGACGTCGTGCGCGCGCTGGGCGCGGCCTTCGTGGAGACGGTCGTCCGGCCGGGCGCCGACGGGGTGCGTCGGGTCGTGGTGGCCCGTGACATGCGCGAGAGCGGCCCCGGGCTGCTGGCCGCGTTCGTCGACGGCGCCCGGGAGGCCGGCGCGCACGTGCTCGACGCCGGTCTGTGCTCGACCGACGAGCTCTACCTCGCGTCGGGTCTCCTCGACGCCGCCGGCGCGATGTTCACCGCGAGCCACAACCCCGCCCGGTACAACGGCATCAAGCTGTGCCTGTCCGGGGCACGCCCGGTCGGCCTGGACACCGGCCTGCGCACCGTCCGGGACCGGGCCGAGGAGCTCCTCGCGGGCGATCCCGTCGACGCCGGGCCGCGCGGCGGCCACGAGGCCGTCGACGTCCTGCGCTCCTACGCCGAGCGCCTGCGCTCGCTCGTCGACCTGTCCGGCGGCCGCCGGCTGCGCGTGGTCGTCGACGCCGGCAACGGCATGGCAGGGCTCACGGTCCCGGCCGTCCTCGGGATGGCAGCGGGCCTGCCGCCGCTCCCGCTCGGGATCGTCCCGCTGTTCTTCGAGCTCGACGGGTCGTTCCCGCACCACGAGGCCAACCCGCTCGTGCCGGCGAACACGGTGGTGCTCCAGGCGGAGGTCGTGCGTCGGCGTGCGGACCTCGGGCTGGCGTTCGACGGCGACGCCGACAGGTGCTTCGTCGTCGACGAGCGGGGCCGGAGGGTGGACCCCTCGGTGCTCACGACGCTCGTCGGGCTCCGCGAGGCACGCCGGGTGCGGGGCGAGGGCGGCGTGCCGGTCGTGCTGCACAACGCGATCACGTCGCGCGCGGTGCCCGAGATCCTGGGCGCCGAAGGGGTGCGGACGGTTCGCACGCGCGTGGGCCACTCGTTCATCAAGGCGCTCATGGCGTCCGAGGATGCCGTCTTCGGGGGCGAGCACAGCGGGCACTTCTACTTCCGTGACTTCCTCGGCGCCGACTCGGGCCTCCTGGCCGCGATGCACGTCCTTGCCGCGCTCTCGGAGCAGGACCGCCCGCTCTCGGAGCTGGTCGCTGGCCTCGACCCGTACGTGCGCTCGGGGGAGGTCGACGTCGCCGTGGCGGACCCGGAGACCGCGACGGCCGCGGTGCTCGACGTCCTCGGGGAGGCCTACGGCGCCGCGTCGCTCGACGTCGACGAGCTCGACGGCATGACCGTCCGCCGCTGGTACGGCGACGACCCGTGGTGGCTCAACCTGCGGGCGTCGAACACCGAGCCCGTCCTGCGGCTGAACGTCGAGGCCGCCGACGTCGGGACGATGCGCGCGGTGCGTGACCGTGTCCTCGACGCGCTCGCGAAGATGCCCGCAGAGGGCGGCGGGCCGCCGAGCGGCGGCGCGACGGTCGGGGGAGGGCGGCGCTGACGATGTACCTCCTCGACAACCCCGTGCGCCGCTACCCGTGGGGCTCGACCACGCTCGTGCAGCAGCTCCTCGGCCGTCCCGTCGACGGTCGTCCCGTCGCCGAGGTCTGGATGGGAGCCCACCCCGACGACCCGTCCACCGCCGACGGTGGTGGACGCCGGGTCGCTCTCGACGCGCTCGTGGCGTCCCAGCCCGAGGCGATGCTGGGACCCCGCGTGCTGGCCGGGTCCGGCCCGCGCCTGCCGTTCCTCGCCAAGATCCTCGCCGCCGCCCGCGCGCTGTCGGTCCAGGTGCACCCGACGACCGCCCAGGCCGAGGCGGGCTTCACCGCCGAGGACGAGCGCGGCGTCCCGCGCACCGACCCGGTGCGGACGTACCGGGACCGCTCCGCCAAGCCGGAGATCGTGTACGCCCTCACGCCCTTCGAGCTCCTCAGCGGGCTCCGGGAGCCGGAGCAGGCGGCGAAGCTCGTCGCCGAGCTCGAGGTGCCCGCGCTCGACCCCCTCGTCGTGCTGCTGCGTGAGCAGCCCGTCGACGCCCACCGGGGCGCGCTCACGTGGCTCCTCGGCCAGCGGGGGAGCGCGGCGCCGTGGGTCGAGACCGTCGCCGAGACCGCGCGTGACGCCGTGGGTGCCCGGCCCGAGCTGGCCGTCGTGCACGACCTCGCGCAGGAGTTCCCCGGCGACCCCGGGCTCCTCGCTCCGCTCCTGCTGAACCACGAGCGGCTCGAGCCCGGCCAGGCCCTCTACACCGCCCCCGGGACGCTGCACGCCTACCTGCGGGGCATGGCCGTCGAGGTGATGGCGGCGTCCGACAACGTCCTGCGTGCCGGCCTGACGACGAAGCACGTGGACGTGGCGGAGCTGCTGGCGATCACGGACTTCACACCGCGGCTCACCGGCTTCTTGCGTCCGGTGCGCGTGGTGCCGGGCGTCGTGGACTACGTCGCGCCGGCCGCCGACCTGGGCCTGCGCGTCGCCACCCCGCGGGCCGGGGACGAGCTGCCGGGGCCGGAGGACGGCCCGCGGATCGTCGTGTGCGTCGAGGGAGAGGTGCGCGTCGTCGCGGCGGACGCGCGACGCCTCCTGCCCGGCGACTCCGTCTTCGTCCCGCACGTGGACGGACCGCTCGTCGTGTCAGGGCACGGGACGGCCGTCGTGGCGCGGGCCTGAGGTCAGGCCGTCGTCACGACGACGCGGGTGCGGGGGTGGGGAACCAGCGTGCGAACTTCTCCTCCAGCGCGTGGGTGCGCTCGACGTCGCAGCGCTTCTCCGCCGAGACCGTGATCGCGCCGTCGAGGCACTGCTGGTGCGCCAGCGCGACGTCCCACGTGACGAGCGTCGAGACCATCTGCAGCGCGAGCATCGCGGAGAGCCCGACCCCGATGCCCAGCGCCGGGACGAGCGCGCCGCGCACCCGCGCCCGCCAGACGGCCACGAGCGCGCGGATGCCCACGACGATCGCCCCGAGCGCGAGCGCGAGGCTCACGGCCTGCCACGGGAACGGCATGGTGCTCACGACGATCACGGAGAGCAGGAGCAGGCCGAAGTGCAGCACGCGCCGGGTCGCCTGCCGTGCGAGCTCGGGGTCAGGTTCCGCCGGCTCGGGCGGCGCCGGAGGCCTGCCGGCGGCGGGCGCGTGCGGGGCCGGCCACCCCGGCGGGGGCGGGGGGAGCGGGGCATCCGGGGTCGGGCCGGCGCCGGGCGGGACCGGTGCGTCCGGACGCGCGCCCTCCTCCGGCGGCTGCGGCGGCTCGGGTCGAGGCTGCTGCGGCGCGTCGGGACGGGGCGGTGCGTACGGGTTGCCCACGGGCAGCTCCTCGGTCGGTCGGGCGGCTCGCGGTACATTCTCCCATCGGAGACCGGGTGCCCGGGAGGGCCCCCGCCCCCGCCCCGCCGAGCCCGACGCTCGAGCCACCCTGAGCCGCCCGAGCCACCCCGAACCCCGCAGGAGCACCGTGCAGACGCCGTCCGGCCACCCCGTCGAGTCCACCTCCGCCGCCCGCGTCGTCGTCCTCGTCTCGGGCGCGGGCAGCAACCTCGCCGCGATCCTCGCCGCGCACGACGACGCCGCCTACGGGGCGCGCGTCGTGGGCGTCGTGTCGGACAAGGCCGACGCGGGCGGTCTCGACCTCGCCCGCGAGGCCGGGATCGCCGCCGTCGTCGTGGCGCCGGGGGACTTCGACGACCGGGCCGCGTGGAACGAGGCGGTCGCGCAGGCGGTCGACGTGTTCCGTCCGGACCTCGTGGTGCTCGCCGGCTTCATGCGCATCCTCGGCCCGGCGTTCGTCGGGCGCTTCGCGGGCCGCACGATCAACACGCACCCCGCGCTCCTGCCGTCGTTCCCGGGCGCGCACGGCGTGCGGGACGCGCTCGCGTACGGGGTGCGTGTCACGGGGTGCACCGTCCACGTGGTCGACGACGGCGTCGACACCGGGCCGATCATCGCCCAGGTCGCCGTCCCGGTCGAGGACGGCGACGACGAGTCGTCGCTCCACGAGCGCATCAAGGTCGCGGAGCGTGCGCTGCTCGTCGAGACGGTCGGCCGCGTCGCGCGCGAGGGCCTGCGTGTCGAGGGCCGTCGGGCCCTGCT
Protein-coding sequences here:
- a CDS encoding phosphomannomutase/phosphoglucomutase; the encoded protein is MVEGRAADLTAHEALRRVVKAYDVRGVVPDELNDDVVRALGAAFVETVVRPGADGVRRVVVARDMRESGPGLLAAFVDGAREAGAHVLDAGLCSTDELYLASGLLDAAGAMFTASHNPARYNGIKLCLSGARPVGLDTGLRTVRDRAEELLAGDPVDAGPRGGHEAVDVLRSYAERLRSLVDLSGGRRLRVVVDAGNGMAGLTVPAVLGMAAGLPPLPLGIVPLFFELDGSFPHHEANPLVPANTVVLQAEVVRRRADLGLAFDGDADRCFVVDERGRRVDPSVLTTLVGLREARRVRGEGGVPVVLHNAITSRAVPEILGAEGVRTVRTRVGHSFIKALMASEDAVFGGEHSGHFYFRDFLGADSGLLAAMHVLAALSEQDRPLSELVAGLDPYVRSGEVDVAVADPETATAAVLDVLGEAYGAASLDVDELDGMTVRRWYGDDPWWLNLRASNTEPVLRLNVEAADVGTMRAVRDRVLDALAKMPAEGGGPPSGGATVGGGRR
- the manA gene encoding mannose-6-phosphate isomerase, class I — its product is MYLLDNPVRRYPWGSTTLVQQLLGRPVDGRPVAEVWMGAHPDDPSTADGGGRRVALDALVASQPEAMLGPRVLAGSGPRLPFLAKILAAARALSVQVHPTTAQAEAGFTAEDERGVPRTDPVRTYRDRSAKPEIVYALTPFELLSGLREPEQAAKLVAELEVPALDPLVVLLREQPVDAHRGALTWLLGQRGSAAPWVETVAETARDAVGARPELAVVHDLAQEFPGDPGLLAPLLLNHERLEPGQALYTAPGTLHAYLRGMAVEVMAASDNVLRAGLTTKHVDVAELLAITDFTPRLTGFLRPVRVVPGVVDYVAPAADLGLRVATPRAGDELPGPEDGPRIVVCVEGEVRVVAADARRLLPGDSVFVPHVDGPLVVSGHGTAVVARA
- the purN gene encoding phosphoribosylglycinamide formyltransferase, which codes for MQTPSGHPVESTSAARVVVLVSGAGSNLAAILAAHDDAAYGARVVGVVSDKADAGGLDLAREAGIAAVVVAPGDFDDRAAWNEAVAQAVDVFRPDLVVLAGFMRILGPAFVGRFAGRTINTHPALLPSFPGAHGVRDALAYGVRVTGCTVHVVDDGVDTGPIIAQVAVPVEDGDDESSLHERIKVAERALLVETVGRVAREGLRVEGRRALLG